The proteins below are encoded in one region of Sminthopsis crassicaudata isolate SCR6 chromosome 1, ASM4859323v1, whole genome shotgun sequence:
- the NEUROD6 gene encoding neurogenic differentiation factor 6, with translation MLTLPFDESVVMAEPQMCRKFSRETEDQKQSKKPESFSKQIVLRGKHIKRGPGEETEKEEEEDDREEEDENGLPRRRGLRKKKTTKIRVERVKFRRQEANARERNRMHGLNDALDNLRKVVPCYSKTQKLSKIETLRLAKNYIWALSEILRIGKRPDLLTFVQNLCKGLSQPTTNLVAGCLQLNARSFLMGQGGETAHHTRSPYSSFYPPYHSPELSTPPGHGTLENAKSMKPYNYCTAYESFYESTSPECASPQFEGPLSPPPINYNGIFSLKQEEALDYGKNYHYGMHYCAGPPRGPLGQGSMFRLPTDSHFPYDLHLRGQSLTMQDELNAVFHN, from the coding sequence ATGCTAACGCTCCCCTTTGATGAGTCTGTTGTAATGGCAGAGCCCCAGATGTGCAGAAAGTTTTccagagaaactgaggaccaaaagCAAAGTAAGAAACCGGAAAGCTTTTCGAAGCAGATTGTGCTCAGAGGAAAACACATCAAAAGGGGCCCcggagaagaaacagagaaagaagaagaggaagatgacagagaagaggaagatgagaatGGGTTACCCAGAAGGAGAggcttgaggaaaaaaaagaccaccAAGATCAGAGTGGAAAGGGTCAAGTTCAGGAGGCAGGAAGCCAATGccagagaaagaaacaggatGCACGGTCTCAATGATGCCTTGGACAATTTAAGGAAAGTGGTCCCCTGCTATTCCAAAACCCAGAAACTGTCTAAAATCGAAACTTTACGCCTGGCCAAAAACTACATTTGGGCTCTTTCGGAGATTTTGAGAATTGGCAAGCGGCCGGACCTGCTCACGTTCGTCCAGAACTTGTGCAAGGGGCTCTCCCAGCCAACGACAAACTTGGTGGCAGGCTGCCTGCAGCTCAATGCCAGGAGTTTCCTGATGGGTCAGGGTGGTGAGACTGCCCACCACACAAGGTCACCCTACTCCAGCTTCTACCCACCCTACCACAGCCCCGAGCTCAGCACACCCCCAGGCCATGGAACTCTAGAGAATGCCAAGTCTATGAAGCCCTACAATTACTGCACTGCTTACGAGTCCTTCTATGAGAGCACATCCCCGGAGTGTGCCAGCCCTCAGTTTGAAGGTCCCTTAAGTCCTCCCCCAATTAACTATAATGGGATATTTTCCCTGAAGCAAGAAGAAGCCTTGGACTATGGCAAAAATTACCATTACGGCATGCATTACTGTGCTGGGCCACCCAGGGGTCCCCTTGGGCAGGGTTCCATGTTTCGGTTGCCCACAGACAGCCACTTCCCTTACGACTTACATCTGCGCGGCCAATCTCTCACCATGCAAGATGAATTAAATGCAGTTTTTCATaattaa